One genomic window of Punica granatum isolate Tunisia-2019 chromosome 1, ASM765513v2, whole genome shotgun sequence includes the following:
- the LOC116208462 gene encoding (+)-neomenthol dehydrogenase-like gives MSSPKRVAVITGANKGIGLEICRQLAANDVRVILTARDVERGFAAARKLQDLGLPDVVFHQLDVVDKESIESLKEFIRTQFGKLDILVNNAGVVGSTVLRREGLTYEEDEIIGTKAKALREVIEQTYESTQNCLSTNYYGIKQLTTALLPLLQLSDSPKIVNVSSSFGLLKYITNKRAKEELRDIKSLTVEKIDSIVEGFLEDFKAGRVDSEGWPTNFSAYIVSKVALNAYTRVLAKEYPPIAVNCVHPGYVSTDLNGNTGILSVQEGARGPVMLALMKEGGPSGMYFNETEASNFEH, from the exons ATGAGTTCTCCCAAGAG GGTTGCAGTGATTACAGGGGCGAACAAAGGGATCGGACTTGAGATATGCAGGCAACTGGCTGCAAATGATGTTCGGGTAATATTAACTGCTAGAGATGTGGAGAGGGGCTTTGCGGCCGCTCGAAAGCTCCAGGACCTTGGACTACCTGATGTGGTCTTTCATCAGCTTGATGTGGTCGACAAAGAGAGCATCGAGTCTCTGAAAGAATTCATCCGGACCCAGTTCGGGAAGCTCGATATTCTG GTGAACAATGCAGGTGTTGTTGGGTCCACAGTACTGAGGAGGGAGGGCTTGACTTATGAAGAGGACGAA ATTATAGGCACAAAAGCTAAAGCATTGAGAGAAGTAATTGAGCAGACTTATGAATCAACACAGAACTGTCTCAGCACAAACTACTACGGAATCAAGCAGCTAACTACTGCACTGCTGCCCCTTCTTCAACTGTCAGATTCCCCGAAAATAGTTAAtgtctcctcctccttcggGCTGCTAAAG TATATCACCAACAAGAGAGCAAAGGAGGAACTCAGGGACATCAAGAGCCTCACAGTGGAGAAAATCGACTCCATAGTAGAAGGGTTCCTAGAGGACTTTAAGGCCGGTAGAGTGGACTCAGAAGGGTGGCCGACCAATTTCTCAGCATACATCGTCTCCAAGGTGGCCCTAAACGCCTACACGAGGGTTCTCGCAAAGGAGTATCCACCAATTGCAGTCAACTGCGTGCATCCTGGATATGTAAGTACGGACCTTAACGGCAACACGGGAATACTGAGCGTCCAGGAGGGGGCAAGAGGTCCTGTGATGCTAGCTCTAATGAAGGAAGGTGGACCCTCCGGGATGTACTTTAATGAGACTGAAGCATCAAACTTTGAACATTGA
- the LOC116208540 gene encoding tetraspanin-10 has translation MGVGTSTFVIRWINFITALLAIFIIGFGVWMSTHNDNCRRSLTLPVLGLGALIFFISIIGFLGAWKNNSILLWIYLIMLCSLLVAILVFTVLAFIVTNTGSGHSVSGLRYKEYHLQDYSSWFLKQLNNTHNWERLKSCLVKSEDCNNLSRKYKTLKQYKSAKLTPIEAGCCRPPSECGYPAVNATYYDLSFHPVSSNKDCKLYKNSRSVKCYNCDSCKAGVAQYMKTEWRVVAVLNVILFVILLMIYMVGCCARRNAASGRSKS, from the exons ATGGGGGTCGGGACCAGCACTTTTGTGATCAGATGGATCAACTTTATCACAGCG CTCTTAGCTATATTTATCATAGGATTCGGGGTCTGGATGAGCACTCACAATGACAATTGCAGAAGATCCCTCACTCTTCCTGTTCTTGGCCTCGGGGCCCTCATATTCTTCAT ATCTATAATCGGATTTTTGGGCGCATGGAAGAACAACTCCATATTGTTGTGGATT TACCTGATTATGTTGTGCTCCCTATTGGTGGCAATCCTCGTATTTACAGTTTTGGC GTTTATCGTGACAAACACGGGCTCTGGACATAGTGTAAGTGGTCTAAG GTACAAAGAGTATCACCTCCAAGACTACAGCTCATGGTTTCTAAAACAG CTGAACAATACCCATAATTGGGAGcgactgaaaagttgtctcgTGAAATCTGAGGATTGTAACAACCTATCAAGGAAATACAAG ACTCTGAAGCAATATAAATCAGCCAAATTAACTCCAATTGAGGCTGGTTGCTGTAGACCACCATCAGA ATGTGGTTACCCTGCTGTTAATGCTACATACTATGACTTGAGCTTTCACCCCGTTAGTTCCAACAAGGATTGCAAGCTCTATAAAAACTCTCGATCGGTCAAGTGCTACAACTGTGATTCCTGCAA GGCTGGAGTTGCGCAGTACATGAAAACCGAATGGAGGGTTGTTGCAGTGCTTAATGTGATACTATTTGTCATCTTG CTAATGATATACATGGTGGGCTGCTGTGCGAGAAGAAATGCTGCAAGTGGCAGATCTAAATCATGA
- the LOC116188165 gene encoding uncharacterized protein LOC116188165: protein MEGFAVAAITSIPTSTTTTRSSASLLSPLVFNDRRRAVARNLTRYRKPGKLLVFASKEEPRLEEWDQMELKFGKLLGEDPKLTMAKIMGKKANPDASYLEIEESFYRRKGKAVDVKEVPFEVSKKGQSTGSLDGLNLVRPVPKRGVKFQADDSQPVPSVVKKPAQANGKSVGSSVRSSVPNVILRKPTVINEDDVGDKPSTLRIKRNLSLSMRREPMKEKYSDMTLLRKPEPVSVVESKKPELASDTKSVSSEDVNVKIEAKEEDGQRVFNDFTLIQKPDATNLESMRADSEEHIISDLNDSSENVDVPNSNSEPNDEYRLHNSRDVETDYSIKFSAEASLQKKPQRLGEPAKETSYDPTGTAEVTSENPFDGFGNESLSATSEFEESEDADWMRAQDLVKTRGRGEVELLSSSTRGFVVSFGSLIGFLPYRNLTAKWKFLAFESWLRQKGLDPSKYKQNLGVIGRHEVAEKSNSDNGDQDPLLRDENIRGEILPNMQLEDLLRIYDQEKLKFLSSFVGQKVKVNVLVADRKFRKLIFSMRPKEKEELVEKKRSVMANLRVGDVVKCCIKKITYFGIFVEVEGVPALIHQTEVSWDATLDPMAFFKIGQIVEAKVHQLDFALERIFLSLKEITPDPLIEALESVVGDHSSLDGRLEAAEVETEWAEVESLIKELEQIEGVQNVTKGRFFLSPGLAPTFQVYMASMFENQYKLLARAGNRVQEVIVEASLDKEEMKSVILTCTNRVE from the exons ATGGAGGGTTTTGCAGTAGCCGCCATTACCAGCATCCCCACTTCAACCACCACAACACGCAGCAGCGCCTCCCTCTTATCTCCTCTCGTATTCAATGACAGAAGAAGGGCGGTGGCCAGAAACCTCACGAGATATCGAAAACCCGGAAAGTTATTGGTCTTTGCTTCCAAGGAGGAGCCTAGGCTCGAAGAATGGGACCAAATGGAGCTCAAGTTTGGGAAATTGCTCGGGGAAGACCCCAAATTGACCATGGCCAAG ATAATGGGCAAGAAAGCGAACCCAGATGCCTCTTATCTTGAAATCGAAGAATCGTTCTATAGGAGGAAGGGTAAAGCGGTAGATGTGAAGGAGGTCCCCTTCGAAGTGTCGAAGAAGGGGCAGTCTACCGGGTCATTGGATGGGTTGAATCTAGTTCGGCCTGTTCCGAAGAGAGGAGTGAAGTTCCAAGCTGATGATAGTCAGCCAGTGCCATCAGTGGTCAAGAAACCAGCTCAGGCGAATGGGAAGTCCGTGGGCAGTAGTGTTAGGAGTAGCGTTCCAAATGTTATATTGAGAAAGCCGACTGTGATTAATGAGGATGATGTTGGAGACAAGCCGTCGACTTTGAGAATTAAAAGGAATTTATCATTGAGTATGAGAAGAGAGCCAATGAAAGAGAAGTACAGCGACATGACTCTGCTCAGAAAGCCTGAGCCAGTGAGTGTTGTTGAAAGTAAAAAACCTGAGCTTGCAAGTGACACTAAATCTGTATCCAGTGAAGATGTTAATGTTAAGATCGAGGCAAAAGAGGAAGATGGGCAGCGGGTGTTTAATGATTTTACGCTGATACAAAAGCCTGATGCAACCAATTTGGAGTCCATGCGTGCTGACAGTGAGGAGCACATTATCAGTGATCTTAATGACTCGTCAGAAAATGTTGATGTTCCAAATTCAAATTCTGAACCAAATGATG AATATCGGCTGCATAATTCAAGAGATGTGGAAACTGATTATAGCATCAAGTTCTCCGCAGAGGCTTCCCTACAAAAGAAACCACAGAG GCTAGGTGAACCTGCAAAGGAAACATCATACGATCCTACAGGAACAGCAGAAGTGACTTCTGAAAATCCTTTCGATGGTTTTGGCAATGAGAGTCTCTCTGCTACTTCAGAATTCGAG GAAAGTGAAGATGCTGATTGGATGAGGGCTCAAGATCTGGTCAAGAccagaggaagaggagaagtgGAATTGCTGAGCTCTAGCACTAGAGGTTTCGTT GTATCTTTTGGTTCATTGATAGGATTTTTGCCTTATCGAAATCTCACAGCCAAGTGGAAGTTCTTGGCTTTTGAGTCGTGGTTGAGACAGAAAGGCTTAGACCCATCTAAGTACAAGCAGAACTTAGGAGTCATTGGAAGGCATGAGGTTGCAGAAAAAAGCAATTCAGATAATGGGGATCAAGACCCACTACTTCGTGATGAGAATATCAGGGGGGAAATTTTACCCAATATGCAATTGGAGGATCTTCTAAGAATATATGATCAGGAGAAGCTGAAATTTCTATCTTCATTTGTTGGACAG AAAGTCAAGGTTAATGTATTAGTGGCTGACAGGAAATTCAGGAAGCTTATCTTTTCTATGagaccaaaagaaaaagaagagttGGTTGAGAAGAAAAGAAGTGTCATG GCCAATCTTCGTGTTGGAGATGTTGTCAAATGTTGCATTaagaaaattacatatttCGGCATTTTTGTCGAG GTTGAAGGCGTGCCTGCACTTATTCACCAGACTGAAGTGTCATGGGATGCCACTTTGGATCCTATggcatttttcaaaattggcCAG ATCGTGGAGGCAAAAGTGCACCAGCTGGATTTCGCCCTTGAACGCATTTTCTTGTCACTGAAGGAAATTACG CCTGATCCATTGATTGAGGCGTTGGAATCAGTTGTTGGTGACCACAGTTCATTGGATGGAAGACTCGAAGCAGCAGAAGTGGAAACCGAG TGGGCTGAGGTTGAGTCACTTATCAAAGAGCTAGAGCAGATCGAAGGAGTTCAAAATGTAACAAAAGGTCGATTTTTCTTGAGCCCTGGTTTGGCACCGACTTTTCAG GTCTACATGGCCTCGATGTTTGAGAATCAATACAAATTGCTTGCTCGAGCTGGGAACAGAGTACAAGAG GTAATAGTAGAAGCATCGTTGGACAAAGAGGAAATGAAATCGGTGATCCTGACATGCACCAACAGGGTGGAATAG
- the LOC116188175 gene encoding LIM domain-containing protein WLIM2a-like, with product MPFGSTEKCKACTKTVHFIELVSADGVPYHKTCFRCSHCNGLLAMSNYSQVEGALYCKPHFEQLFKERGFANKSNTAAKSSDRPNGLARAPSKLSHLFSGTQDKCAFCHKTAYPLEKLTVEGESYHKSCFRCSHGGCFLTPSNYAALDGILYCKPHFAQLFKEKGSYNHLSKTASMKKNAAAAMAAAPALEPELASGDAKPEQELKMEQSPQ from the exons ATGCCATTCGGGAGCACTGAGAAATGCAAAGCCTGCACGAAGACCGTCCATTTCATAGAGTTGGTTTCCGCCGATGGAGTTCCCTATCACAAGACCTGCTTCAGGTGCAGCCACTGCAATGGCCTTCTTGCG ATGAGCAATTATTCTCAAGTGGAGGGAGCCTTGTACTGCAAGCCTCACTTTGAGCAGCTGTTCAAGGAAAGGGGTTTCGCTAACAAATCCAACACAG CCGCAAAATCTTCTGACAGGCCGAACGGGCTG GCTAGAGCCCCTAGCAAGCTTTCCCACCTGTTTTCCGGGACGCAAGACAAGTGTGCCTTCTGCCATAAGACCGCGTACCCATTGGAAAAG TTGACGGTGGAGGGAGAGTCGTACCACAAGTCGTGCTTTAGGTGCTCCCACGGAGGCTGCTTCCTGACTCCGTCGAACTACGCTGCTTTGGATGGCATTCTGTACTGCAAGCCCCACTTTGCGCAGCTCTTCAAGGAGAAGGGCAGCTACAACCACCTCAGCAAGACAGCCTCCATGAAGAAGAACGCTGCTGCAGCAATGGCCGCCGCTCCAGCTCTCGAACCCGAACTGGCGTCCGGTGATGCGAAACCCGAACAAGAACTGAAGATGGAGCAGAGTCCCCAGTGA